The sequence GCCCAAGATGGAGTGGGTTCCTTGGTGTGTTCTTTTCGCTGAAGTCCTCGACCTCAAAGTAGGACAGGCTGAAGTTGAGGTAGCCGTTGAGTGAGCCATCGGGACTGTAGACTCTGGTGTAGACAAGTCGTGGGATGAACTCTGATGTAAAGGCTATTACGAAGGCCTGGGGTGACGTCAAAAGAAAAGCCAGTATTATTACCTccttgaaaaatggaggtatttttgttggtgtgtctatgtgtttgACTGTGTTTCAAGATATTTGAAGTCAGCATAACTCTCAAACTAATGAAATTTCTGGATAgattgtaatgacatttggtatgtgggtaggcgTTGGGAAGATGTCAGGGTCAAGGTCAATGGCCATGAGGTCTTCATGTATTTATGGCATAAatgtactacaatgtactatAATATGATAGATGTAATTATCACAAGACTGTGTACTTATATGTGATCAACACACTTTGCTCAGTCACTGTCAAATGATGgcagatgctatctgaaacattttacaaaactCATCTAGTTACTTGTCTATTGCATGTATGTTGCAttatattattacctggatatctaacctttatCCACAACTTAACAGAATGTTGGCAACAGTTGGGCAAACTTTTCAATCTTTAAGCACAGTGATGATGATTACACTTACGTTAGTACAGACAGAGATGGTGGAAATAGCCTCCAGGATGTAATACCACACGCCGATGTCCGCCGCCCTGCCAACCATGGGTCTGCGCAGGCTGCATACAAACTTCTGCGCGTCCAGACGAATCTCCAGGATGTTGTTGATGAGGGCAAGGAGGGGAGCCAGCGGGAACGCTGCCACGAACAGGCTAACGAAACCAAACTGGATAACTGCCGAGGAAAGACAGATGTGTCACATTGTGGTCAgagatgtttgtttgaacctttatttattcataagaaGCTCAAAtaggcctgcaggctgcttttcatagAGGTCATGAGAGAGGTAAGGGTCTGATAAAATTtaacacagatacagattacattgagtcctaataaatctatcaagttgaacatacatgtatttcactagaatcatatacatggtacaaaacatcaCTAGAGCAAATGCTTAGAATTCATAGTCCGTGTCTGttcattttggtcatttcttttcgTATTCAGTAAAGGTGGCAATCCAAGCTTTTAACTGTGACCTAATCACTACCTTCTTACAATTAGGATGCAAGAACACTTGGCAGCTGTGAACCACAGTGACTGATACATGTAACTCACTGGATTCGAGTACTATGCAGGGCTTTACAGTCTGATTTAGTAGTCATCTCTGTGGCTATTGTTAACTACCAAATGTTGTCGATGAACCGTAATTAGACAATGTGGTGCTGGAGTAACTGTggggtgtttgacccagaaccaagtgggtttgaatccctgacAACTGCCAACAATGTTTTGCccttggaaaggcacttcacaagactttcctcactccatccaggtgttgATTTTGTCCATTGAAGCAATGCAGATTTTCTTTTCCTTATGACAAATAGACATATACAATTCCACATTGCATTTGCAGGAATAGTAGAAAATGAACCCACCCATCTCCAGATACTCGAAGAACAGTCCCCTGGGGCCGATGTCCACATGGAGATAGTCCAGTTCCCATCTGGACAGGCCGGTCTTCTTCCTCTCCTCCTCAGACTTTCCTGCCATGGCCTGGATCAGCCAGCGGAAATTCAGCCACACCAGGATCTTACTGAAAACAGTTGAGAACAAATTGTGGTTTTAATCTTCTAATATcaagatacagacataaaagtGGTTTACTACATCCAAAACTTCTTCTACAATCACAAATTTCACCTTACTGCAAACAATTGTCGAGGAAAAAAATTGGGAGTGACgagttttattgttttgtttatttggctttactagtatttattttgtcattcctattttgatgattttaagtttctatctttttttataTAGAGACTGTTTCTCTGTACTTACTCTCATTTTGAATCTTGATGCCATGTTCTTTATCACTGTAAACTTGTCTCTCTTGGAAATTGGCAAATATTACTGTACGGAATGCTCTCAAGACCgatcaatcaataaaaaagCTACGTACGGCAGGAATATCTCCCTGAGGTTATTTGCGACGAGCTGACTGCCTGCCATGGTGATGCCAAGCTGCATACACAGCTCCACCAAACAACCGCTCGGCGAGCACTCCTCCTGGCGGTACCCCAGTGTGTACACGTATTTCCCCGGCCGGCCGATCAGGCGCCCTTTGAAGAACGCGATGTAGAAAATGGCGGAGTAGTAGTTGACAAACTGTAGGAGAAGAAAAATTGGAACTGGTAGACTTCATCCCCTTATCCATTAAGTTTCCTGCTCATCTATAACGCTTCCAGTCCCCCACACAAAAAAGCAGCACAAGGATGCAGGATGTGACTGGTGCATAGGTCAGTAAAGTGATTAGAGTGTTTGGCTTAGATTCAGTGCATCTTAAGTTTAATACCCAGCTGAGTCATACCTAACTTGGTACATATTCCTTTCTCTGCTTaaactcagcatttgggaaatagCGTAGTAGTTGAACACATAGCACTACCAATGGACTAGCCTCCTGCTGTTAATAATTACACAaacgttgtgtggcccaagggctatatgtagagactctgagatgggtgctgccctatgtgccatctggtgcaggaaggactttaacttaaAGATGCATGACGACACTGACTTACCTGCAACAGGAACATCTTGAAAGTGAAGCTATCGTCGAACTCCGTCTCCGTGCGCGGCTGCTCCAGTTCCGTGAGGTACTCTGCGATGTGGCTGTAGATCATGTTCAGGAGGAGGATGATGGTCAGGTTGATGGTGGCGGCGGTTGCCGTGGTTACCAGGTTGGCATTGGTTGCGATGAGCTCGTTCCTGTTCAGGGCGAGGGACGCCTGGACGGACACCCGGTACATGATGACGCCAAACACGGCGCCGACCGCCAGGGCGATCTGGAAACAAATTGATATTAGTTAGTAAAGATGTATTTTACAAaagtgctcgaggtgtggctctcctcaaacaccaGATCTCTGGCTTACCTGCCATCCTAAAGGATGTCCCTAACCGAtgcataacgctagttcattttttttaaatctctNNNNNNNNNNNNNNNNNNNNNNNNNNNNNNNNNNNNNNNNNNNNNNNNNNNNNNNNNNNNNNNNNNNNNNNNNNNNNNNNNNNNNNNNNNNNNNNNNNNNCTACATGTACTGAGGCTCTTGTTGCCTCTGTACATCTTCTTTATGAGCAAGTTTTGGAGTACTAACTATTGCTATGTGTTGGCCGACTGCTCTTttctggcagccaggggctgaattgcaaggagcttacaataggcagggctaaatcgcaagggtctggagcggctgccatttggCACTAGCTTAGGTGACCACAACACAACAGTAATTGCCATaggtgcggccaagggactGTAGGATAGTTTTTAATGGATATAAACGTTACACCGCAGATAAAGCTTAAatcacagataaaggtgaactagtgttatactCTAAAATGGAAATAATGCATGGTGCAATACTGTtaacttattcatttatttgttcccTACTTACAGCAAATAGTACCAACACAGCAGACAGCATGTAGCGTGGGATACGGTAGATGTTTGTCCCTATACTTACAGCAAATAGTACCAACACAGCAGACAGCATGTAGCGTGGGATACGGTAGATGTTTGTCCCTATACTTACAGCAAATAGTACCAACACAGCAGACAGCATGTAGCGGGGGATACGGTAGATGTTTGTCCCTATACTTACAGCAAATAGTACCAACACAGCAGACAGCATGTAGCGGGGGATACGGTAGATGTTTGTCCCTATACTTACAGCAAATAGTACCAACACAGCAGACAGCATGTAGCGGGGGATACGGTAGATGTTTGTCCCTATACTTACAGCAAATAGTACCAACACAGCAGACAGCATGTAGCGGGGGATACGGTAGATGTTTGTCCCTATACTTACAGCAAATAGTACCAACACAGCAGACAGCATGTAGCGGGGGATACGGTAGATGAAGGGCAGCCACGGTTCGTCCTCTTGGGTGATCCAGTTCCTCTTGGTGTGTCGGACCtgaaaaacaacagttactttaggccacaccactGGAAAATCATAGTGATAatgaagcctgaggaccaggtttgtcCCTTGGTGTGCTCAGTTATATGGAgtaaatacagtcatattcaagtttttctccCTACTTTTATGATGTgctcttgctatattttcacttttaaaaatcgTAAAACCTAGAAATTAATTTGGTAAGGCCTTAGACTTTTTCAACAAACCACCACAATGTCATGCATTTACAAATTAGTGGTTAATCAATGGAAAAGCACATCAGGATATCTTGGAGATGTCTTTTTTGCTccgcaaaaatgtgttttacaatcCATGAATCTTTTATCATGAAACATTTTTAGTAAAGTAAAAAGTTATTGATACCAAAAGACTACCAAGAAGAAGGTGCTCAAGGGTACAGCTGACTTCAACTGACAAAGTACACTATCTTGACATCCTAATCACTTACTGGGTCTCTCCTCCTCCTGCCTAAAGGTCTGCAGGTCCCAAGATACCTTTCtactgtttattgtttatctGACAGTATATTATCTGGATGTCCAAAGcttcaagaaataaataaaggATCTTAAGCAACAAGAAGTCTTACTTGAGCCTCGAACTGTGGCCGAGGTCTCTCCTCCTCCTGTCGGAAGGTCTGCAGATCCCAGAGGTAACTATCTATTGTTTAAAAAAGAATCTTAAGCAAGAGGTCTTACTTGAGCCTCGAACTGTGGCCGGGGTCTCTCCTCCTCCTGGCGGAAGGTCTGCAGGTCCCAGAGGTACTGCAGCGCATGGCGGCGCCGCTTCCACAGTTCCAGGAACATCGTCGACCACAGCGACATGAAGATGGCAAAGAACACCGTCGCCGGGTTGTCAAACAGGTGAGATGCCTGAAAGGTATTTCAAGGAAGACTTTTGAAGTGCTTGTGCCACGAATAACACTGAAGTACAGTACTGTTCCTGAATGCATTCAACCACAACAAGTATTATTGAATGAACATACAAATTTGTCCAAAATATACACCCTGCTGGTCccaaaaacttttgaaattacAATACCAAGTACTGAAATGGCTGCAATGGTCACNNNNNNNNNNNNNNNNNNNNNNNNNNNNNNNNNNNNNNNNNNNNNNNNNNNNNNNNNNNNNNNNNNNNNNNNNNNNNNNNNNNNNNNNNNNNNNNNNNNNNNNNNNNNNNNNNNNNNNNNNNNNNNNNNNNNNNNNNNNNNNNNNNNNNNNNNNNNNNNNNNNNNNNNNNNNNNNNNNNNNNNNNNNNNNNNNNNNNNNNNNNNNNNNNNNNNNNNNNNNNNNNNNNNNNNNNNNNNNNNNNNNNNNNNNNNNNNNNNNNNNNNNNNNNNNNNNNNNNNNNNNNNNNNNNNNNNNNNNNNNNNNNNNNNNNNNNNNNNNNNNNNNNNNNNNNNNNNNNNNNNNNNNNNNNNNNNNNNNNNNNNNNNNNNNNNNNNNNNNNNNNNNNNNNNNNNNNNNNNNNNNNNNNNNNNNNNNNNNNNNNNNNNNNNNNNNNNNNNNNNNNNNNNNNNNNNNNNNNNNNNNNNNNNNNNNNNNNNNNNNNNNNNNNNNNNNNNNNNNNNNNNNNNNNNNNNNNNNNNNNNNNNNNNNNNNNNNNNNNNNNNNNNNNNNNNNNNNNNNNNNNNNNNNNNNNNNNNNNNNNNNNNNNNNNNNNNNNNNNNNNNNNNNNNNNNNNNNNNNNNGTAAAAAAATCTCATTTGCAAAGCTGTCAATCGTTCCTAGCTGTAgctctgattggccaatgcaCAAACCCAAAGCCATACATATACCATGCTGTGTCTCCTTGTAAGTTTGGGCTtccctgtacatgtactcaccATAGCCCCTGGACACTCCTTCCCTTCTGGACAGTACTTACACAGTAGACACACACAGAAGTTGAGTTTTGAATAAATTCTATCAAACATTGAGCGAGGCAGAGCTATTTAGatgtattatacaatgtacaatcattaTTGTCATTGCAAATATCACTAGGAAAACAATATATAAGTGTCAGCACTACAGTGATTGTCGTGAAAAGTATTCTTATGAGAAAGTTTTagcaacaaaataaaacttttggaTAAGATCTCACCCTAACTCTTTAGACACTTACCATGATAGCAGACTGACAACTTTTCCCCAGACTTCAACACCCACAGAACTTGTCACAATCtcactctttctttctttctttctttcttaagaCATCACCCTAACCATTTTAAAATTGTGAGTGTTTAACAATACTCACCATCGCAGACTGACAGCTTTCCCCCAGACTCCAGTAACCACAGAACTTGTCACACAGCGGGCACATGGTCAGGTTGAAGTAGTCGTTGCAGATCTCGTCGCTGACTTGGTTTTCCCACCACATGGTGACGATCCCGTAGATGAACACCACCAGGCCGAGGATCGCCGCGGGAAACAACATCCATGTGTAGAACCCCAGCCAAGCAAAGTAGAACCCGATCTGCAAGGGAAAGAAATTAAAGTCTTAACAGTAGATAAAAACTGGAACTTCTGCTACAGTAACTGCTAGCTATAGGGGGCCAAAATTAAATCATTCCTTTGATAGAACAAGACCCAAAAAATTTCATGGCaatcaatatttttttgctaggcaGTGTTCAAAGacacacagtcaaacacacaaacaaatgctaccaaaaaacataaacttctcAACAAAGGTAATGATATCAGTTTCAACTTCTTGATATTTTGAAATGGATCTATAAAATGAAAGAATTCTGTtcaaattatcttttttttctaggcctaatctataagaaaagaatgaaaagtTATAAAGTTCCTAAATTTGCAAGAAAGTGATGAActattgacctttgacccaaagAAAGTGCTGACCTATCAACCTTTGACCCTAAAGTTCAGATTTCCTAGACTCGCAAGAAATTGATAAActattgacctctgacccaaaTGTTCAAATTTCCTAGTCTTGCAAGATAGTGATGaactatgacctttgacccaaaGAAAATTATGAACTATCGACCTTTGACCCAAAGTAGTCCCTGATGAGGTCGACCGGCTGGTAGCGCAGGAAACAGCTGAAGCGCGCCCAGTGGTGGTAGAGAACCTTCCTGTCGTTGTCTATGGCCTTGTCATCGTAGTCTCCGTCGTGGAGGGGGTACGCACCGTCGTACATGCCCAGCGCTAGAGCTTTCGCTATCCCTGTATTAAGATTGTAAATTTTACAGTTTTAGTACTAAAAGACTATTGCAGCAGCCTGTCAAAAAAGAGACAAGTTGATACTATTATATAATAAGTAATAGAATATTTGACCAgcagaaatatatattttttccaaAGTAAATGTTTTCCATCACTTTtgcttaaaatgacaaattCTAAATCTTGTTATTGTGTCATAATCACCATATTCATTTTTGTCATCCTCCATTGAGATGAAACATGATGCTTTTTTAAGTAGTAAGCAGTGCAATGCGGCTTTGCTAAGGCCTGCATTTTCAGCCAAGCACCTTTCTCTTTAAGGTAAGTATGTTGGATTCTTTTGCTGAGGTTTACAGCTCTTTCCAACATAAGGGACTGCCGGCATTGGGTAAAAGCAAAAGTGATGAACGAAACATCAACACTAAACTGTCACCGAATTCTGTGGCCCCGTGTCCGAACTTGTTCCTCAGGAGGATGGAGTAAGCGATGCGGCTGCGTACGTGCGGACGGAAGAACGAGGCCGGCTCCTTGATGTCGAACATCGTCTCCCGCTCCCTGTTGAAAGGGCAGGTGAACTTCTTGGGCTTGAATCTGGCCTCAACCTCTTCTGGTaatctgaaagaaaaaagtagAGGGCAGGCCACTTGTTAATCTTTCTGCTGAAACTGTGGcccttttccactattttttcATGCAAAGAATGTCCAAGAGCCATGCGCACTTGTGGATagagctgtccctggtgctgaacaccatgaAAACTTGCAAGATGGCCTGTCCCTGTTGCTCAACACTATCTACAATCATAGTtaggtctgtccttggtgctgaacaccatctgcaATTGTGAGCACATCTGTCTTTGATGACGAACACCATCAACTCTTGTCCATGGGTCAAATTACATAGATCTGTCCCGTGAGATTAACACTACACTTTTTTAATCCAgttattgtaagctccttgtaAAGATAGAGTAACCGGCCTaccaaataacaaaacattgtggAAAGATCTGTCCCTGgtcctgaacaccatccacacttCATTGCAAGAAGGTCAGCCCCTAGTGCTAAACACCACCACCCCATTAACAATATTGGATAGGTCTTTTCCTGGTACTGAATGCCATCAACATGTGTGGGCAGGCCTGTAAGTAgttattgtaagctccttgtaAAGACCTACCA comes from Branchiostoma floridae strain S238N-H82 chromosome 19, Bfl_VNyyK, whole genome shotgun sequence and encodes:
- the LOC118406866 gene encoding anoctamin-1-like isoform X3; this translates as MPTLDNESDGNGENRQKEGSKKTYFVRIHAPWEVLTRHAEISQVRMPIKSPAVPVPAQGVLQKVTACLERLLDPFRLPEEVEARFKPKKFTCPFNRERETMFDIKEPASFFRPHVRSRIAYSILLRNKFGHGATEFGDRIAKALALGMYDGAYPLHDGDYDDKAIDNDRKVLYHHWARFSCFLRYQPVDLIRDYFGSKIGFYFAWLGFYTWMLFPAAILGLVVFIYGIVTMWWENQVSDEICNDYFNLTMCPLCDKFCGYWSLGESCQSAMASHLFDNPATVFFAIFMSLWSTMFLELWKRRRHALQYLWDLQTFRQEEERPRPQFEAQVRHTKRNWITQEDEPWLPFIYRIPRYMLSAVLVLFAIALAVGAVFGVIMYRVSVQASLALNRNELIATNANLVTTATAATINLTIILLLNMIYSHIAEYLTELEQPRTETEFDDSFTFKMFLLQFVNYYSAIFYIAFFKGRLIGRPGKYVYTLGYRQEECSPSGCLVELCMQLGITMAGSQLVANNLREIFLPKILVWLNFRWLIQAMAGKSEEERKKTGLSRWELDYLHVDIGPRGLFFEYLEMVIQFGFVSLFVAAFPLAPLLALINNILEIRLDAQKFVCSLRRPMVGRAADIGVWYYILEAISTISVCTNAFVIAFTSEFIPRLVYTRVYSPDGSLNGYLNFSLSYFEVEDFSEKNTPRNPLHLGHNVTFCRYRDLREPPWAEDPYEYSNAFWHVLAARLAFVVVFQNITFLLTRFLDLLIPDTSYDLQDAIKMEEQLVSRAILDFELQRTKQRQRHNRFRRQQTAPPATPDHHVDSWEANLHKRVSGISPSRSQGFGQGRGQGRGQVSGASSDYESTV
- the LOC118406866 gene encoding anoctamin-1-like isoform X5, translating into MFDIKEPASFFRPHVRSRIAYSILLRNKFGHGATEFGDRIAKALALGMYDGAYPLHDGDYDDKAIDNDRKVLYHHWARFSCFLRYQPVDLIRDYFGSKIGFYFAWLGFYTWMLFPAAILGLVVFIYGIVTMWWENQVSDEICNDYFNLTMCPLCDKFCGYWSLGESCQSAMASHLFDNPATVFFAIFMSLWSTMFLELWKRRRHALQYLWDLQTFRQEEERPRPQFEAQVRHTKRNWITQEDEPWLPFIYRIPRYMLSAVLVLFAIALAVGAVFGVIMYRVSVQASLALNRNELIATNANLVTTATAATINLTIILLLNMIYSHIAEYLTELEQPRTETEFDDSFTFKMFLLQFVNYYSAIFYIAFFKGRLIGRPGKYVYTLGYRQEECSPSGCLVELCMQLGITMAGSQLVANNLREIFLPKILVWLNFRWLIQAMAGKSEEERKKTGLSRWELDYLHVDIGPRGLFFEYLEMVIQFGFVSLFVAAFPLAPLLALINNILEIRLDAQKFVCSLRRPMVGRAADIGVWYYILEAISTISVCTNAFVIAFTSEFIPRLVYTRVYSPDGSLNGYLNFSLSYFEVEDFSEKNTPRNPLHLGHNVTFCRYRDLREPPWAEDPYEYSNAFWHVLAARLAFVVVFQNITFLLTRFLDLLIPDTSYDLQDAIKMEEQLVSRAILDFELQRTKQRQRHNRFRRQQTAPPDEDEEHSPTTPATPDHHVDSWEANLHKRVSGISPSRSQGFGQGRGQGRGQVSGASSDYESTV
- the LOC118406866 gene encoding anoctamin-1-like isoform X4; this encodes MPTLDNESDGNGENRQKEGSKKTYFVRIHAPWEVLTRHAEISQVRMPIKSPAVPVPAQGVLQKVTACLERLLDPFRLPEEVEARFKPKKFTCPFNRERETMFDIKEPASFFRPHVRSRIAYSILLRNKFGHGATEFGDRIAKALALGMYDGAYPLHDGDYDDKAIDNDRKVLYHHWARFSCFLRYQPVDLIRDYFGSKIGFYFAWLGFYTWMLFPAAILGLVVFIYGIVTMWWENQVSDEICNDYFNLTMCPLCDKFCGYWSLGESCQSAMASHLFDNPATVFFAIFMSLWSTMFLELWKRRRHALQYLWDLQTFRQEEERPRPQFEAQVRHTKRNWITQEDEPWLPFIYRIPRYMLSAVLVLFAIALAVGAVFGVIMYRVSVQASLALNRNELIATNANLVTTATAATINLTIILLLNMIYSHIAEYLTELEQPRTETEFDDSFTFKMFLLQFVNYYSAIFYIAFFKGRLIGRPGKYVYTLGYRQEECSPSGCLVELCMQLGITMAGSQLVANNLREIFLPKILVWLNFRWLIQAMAGKSEEERKKTGLSRWELDYLHVDIGPRGLFFEYLEMVIQFGFVSLFVAAFPLAPLLALINNILEIRLDAQKFVCSLRRPMVGRAADIGVWYYILEAISTISVCTNAFVIAFTSEFIPRLVYTRVYSPDGSLNGYLNFSLSYFEVEDFSEKNTPRNPLHLGHNVTFCRYRDLREPPWAEDPYEYSNAFWHVLAARLAFVVVFQNITFLLTRFLDLLIPDTSYDLQDAIKMEEQLVSRAILDFELQRTKQRQRHNRFRRQQTAPPDEDEEHSPTTPGPSDHC
- the LOC118406866 gene encoding anoctamin-1-like isoform X2, with the protein product MPTLDNESDGNGENRQKEGSKKTYFVRIHAPWEVLTRHAEISQVRMPIKSPAVPVPAQGVLQKVTACLERLLDPFRLPEEVEARFKPKKFTCPFNRERETMFDIKEPASFFRPHVRSRIAYSILLRNKFGHGATEFGIAKALALGMYDGAYPLHDGDYDDKAIDNDRKVLYHHWARFSCFLRYQPVDLIRDYFGSKIGFYFAWLGFYTWMLFPAAILGLVVFIYGIVTMWWENQVSDEICNDYFNLTMCPLCDKFCGYWSLGESCQSAMASHLFDNPATVFFAIFMSLWSTMFLELWKRRRHALQYLWDLQTFRQEEERPRPQFEAQVRHTKRNWITQEDEPWLPFIYRIPRYMLSAVLVLFAIALAVGAVFGVIMYRVSVQASLALNRNELIATNANLVTTATAATINLTIILLLNMIYSHIAEYLTELEQPRTETEFDDSFTFKMFLLQFVNYYSAIFYIAFFKGRLIGRPGKYVYTLGYRQEECSPSGCLVELCMQLGITMAGSQLVANNLREIFLPKILVWLNFRWLIQAMAGKSEEERKKTGLSRWELDYLHVDIGPRGLFFEYLEMVIQFGFVSLFVAAFPLAPLLALINNILEIRLDAQKFVCSLRRPMVGRAADIGVWYYILEAISTISVCTNAFVIAFTSEFIPRLVYTRVYSPDGSLNGYLNFSLSYFEVEDFSEKNTPRNPLHLGHNVTFCRYRDLREPPWAEDPYEYSNAFWHVLAARLAFVVVFQNITFLLTRFLDLLIPDTSYDLQDAIKMEEQLVSRAILDFELQRTKQRQRHNRFRRQQTAPPDEDEEHSPTTPATPDHHVDSWEANLHKRVSGISPSRSQGFGQGRGQGRGQVSGASSDYESTV
- the LOC118406866 gene encoding anoctamin-1-like isoform X1 is translated as MPTLDNESDGNGENRQKEGSKKTYFVRIHAPWEVLTRHAEISQVRMPIKSPAVPVPAQGVLQKVTACLERLLDPFRLPEEVEARFKPKKFTCPFNRERETMFDIKEPASFFRPHVRSRIAYSILLRNKFGHGATEFGDRIAKALALGMYDGAYPLHDGDYDDKAIDNDRKVLYHHWARFSCFLRYQPVDLIRDYFGSKIGFYFAWLGFYTWMLFPAAILGLVVFIYGIVTMWWENQVSDEICNDYFNLTMCPLCDKFCGYWSLGESCQSAMASHLFDNPATVFFAIFMSLWSTMFLELWKRRRHALQYLWDLQTFRQEEERPRPQFEAQVRHTKRNWITQEDEPWLPFIYRIPRYMLSAVLVLFAIALAVGAVFGVIMYRVSVQASLALNRNELIATNANLVTTATAATINLTIILLLNMIYSHIAEYLTELEQPRTETEFDDSFTFKMFLLQFVNYYSAIFYIAFFKGRLIGRPGKYVYTLGYRQEECSPSGCLVELCMQLGITMAGSQLVANNLREIFLPKILVWLNFRWLIQAMAGKSEEERKKTGLSRWELDYLHVDIGPRGLFFEYLEMVIQFGFVSLFVAAFPLAPLLALINNILEIRLDAQKFVCSLRRPMVGRAADIGVWYYILEAISTISVCTNAFVIAFTSEFIPRLVYTRVYSPDGSLNGYLNFSLSYFEVEDFSEKNTPRNPLHLGHNVTFCRYRDLREPPWAEDPYEYSNAFWHVLAARLAFVVVFQNITFLLTRFLDLLIPDTSYDLQDAIKMEEQLVSRAILDFELQRTKQRQRHNRFRRQQTAPPDEDEEHSPTTPATPDHHVDSWEANLHKRVSGISPSRSQGFGQGRGQGRGQVSGASSDYESTV